One Silene latifolia isolate original U9 population chromosome 4, ASM4854445v1, whole genome shotgun sequence DNA segment encodes these proteins:
- the LOC141651757 gene encoding uncharacterized protein LOC141651757, whose product MKPAYADGQWMSDARGYTVSRGYDWLRLHQAKPVWFETVWSNWNIPKHSLISWLIKNNGINTREKLFRIGYCNSDRCCVCEAAPETQEHLFFECGYSKLILNQIRDWSKLQISVTGDIRSAGSKIQQRVYALVLTASYYHVWTQRSNASINAVLVLRQVHVEVWRRVIRISESVWGGRVRTEVGLLRLRSRAEIDRGEMDWWDDKPVK is encoded by the exons ATGAAGCCTGCTTATGCAGATGGACAATGGATGTCTGATGCTCGGGGATATACTGTAAGTAGAGGGTATGACTGGCTAAGACTTCACCAAGCCAAACCAGTCTGGTTTGAGACTGTGTGGTCCAACTGGAATATCCCTAAACACTCATTGATCTCATGGCTTATAAAGAATAATGGGATAAATACAAGAGAAAAGCTCTTCAGGATTGGCTATTGCAATTCTGACAGATGCTGTGTCTGTGAAGCTGCACCAGAGACTCAGGAACACTTGTTCTTTGAGTGTGGGTATAGTAAGCTTATTCTGAACCAGATAAGGGATTGGAGCAAACTGCAGATATCAGTGACAGGGGATATAAGATCTGCAGGGTCAAAAATACAACAACGTGTATATGCTCTTGTGCTGACTGCTAGCTACTATCATGTTTGGACACAGAGGAGTAATGCGAGCATTAATGCTGTGCTA GTTTTGAGACAAGTACATGTCGAGGTTTGGAGACGGGTTATACGCATTTCTGAGTCTGTTTGGGGTGGGAGAGTGAGGACCGAAGTTGGGCTGTTACGACTTCGTTCTAGGGCAGAAATCGACCGGGGTGAAATGGACTG gtgggatgacaAGCCTGTCAAGtaa